Proteins encoded by one window of Cannabis sativa cultivar Pink pepper isolate KNU-18-1 chromosome 4, ASM2916894v1, whole genome shotgun sequence:
- the LOC115714365 gene encoding ubiquitin-conjugating enzyme E2 variant 1D isoform X1: MIDMGSEGSRVVVPRNFRLLEELERGEKGIGDGTVSYGMDDADDIFMQSWTGTIIGPSNTVHEGRIYQLKLFCGKEYPDTPPTVRFQTRINMTCVNQESGMVEPSLFPMLANWQREYTMEDILTQLKKDMMSPQNRKLAQPPEGSFQHFFFFSSWRISSLEACILELDENSSHTAYLIFFLMAFLFFIS; the protein is encoded by the exons ATGATCGATATGGGTTCCGAAGGATCGAGGGTTGTCG TTCCTAGAAATTTCAGATTGTTGGAAGAGCTTGAGAGAGGTGAAAAAGGAATTGGAGATGGAACTGTTAGTTACGGAATGGATGATGCTGATGATATATTCATGCAGTCATGGACTGGAACTATTATTGGACCCTCTAAT ACTGTGCATGAAGGAAGAATCTACCAATTGAAACTATTCTGTGGAAAGGAATATCCAGATACTCCACCAACAGTCAGGTTCCAAACACGGATAAACATGACCTGTGTCAACCAAGAAAGTGGGATG GTTGAACCAAGTCTTTTCCCGATGCTTGCTAATTGGCAAAGAGAGTACACTATGGAGGACATTTTGACACAGTTGAAGAAAGATATGATGTCGCCACAAAACCGTAAGCTAGCTCAGCCACCCGAAGGTTCGTTTCAGcatttcttctttttctcttcATGGCGTATAAGTTCTTTAGAAGCATGTATCTTAGAACTTGATGAAAACAGTAGCCATACagcatatttgattttttttctcatGGCATTTTTATTCTTTATATCTTAG
- the LOC115714365 gene encoding ubiquitin-conjugating enzyme E2 variant 1B isoform X2, which produces MIDMGSEGSRVVVPRNFRLLEELERGEKGIGDGTVSYGMDDADDIFMQSWTGTIIGPSNTVHEGRIYQLKLFCGKEYPDTPPTVRFQTRINMTCVNQESGMVEPSLFPMLANWQREYTMEDILTQLKKDMMSPQNRKLAQPPEGNDEGRIDQKGLVLKCCII; this is translated from the exons ATGATCGATATGGGTTCCGAAGGATCGAGGGTTGTCG TTCCTAGAAATTTCAGATTGTTGGAAGAGCTTGAGAGAGGTGAAAAAGGAATTGGAGATGGAACTGTTAGTTACGGAATGGATGATGCTGATGATATATTCATGCAGTCATGGACTGGAACTATTATTGGACCCTCTAAT ACTGTGCATGAAGGAAGAATCTACCAATTGAAACTATTCTGTGGAAAGGAATATCCAGATACTCCACCAACAGTCAGGTTCCAAACACGGATAAACATGACCTGTGTCAACCAAGAAAGTGGGATG GTTGAACCAAGTCTTTTCCCGATGCTTGCTAATTGGCAAAGAGAGTACACTATGGAGGACATTTTGACACAGTTGAAGAAAGATATGATGTCGCCACAAAACCGTAAGCTAGCTCAGCCACCCGAAG GTAACGACGAGGGAAGGATCGATCAAAAAGGGTTGGTGCTGAAATGTTGCATTATCTAA